Proteins co-encoded in one Brassica oleracea var. oleracea cultivar TO1000 chromosome C4, BOL, whole genome shotgun sequence genomic window:
- the LOC106338857 gene encoding germin-like protein subfamily 1 member 11 — MGMKNLSFLAVLSLLALTLPLAIASDPSPLQDFCVGVNTPSDGVFVNGKFCKDPKLVTVDDFFMAGLQNARPVANVVGSNVTAVNVNNLPGLNTLGISLVRIDYGVNGQNPPHTHPRATEILYVGLGKLLVGFVTSNGDGNRLFTKTLNEGDVFVFPEGLICYELTYY; from the exons ATGGGCATGAAGAATCTCTCATTTCTTGCAGTCCTATCTCTCCTAGCTTTAACTCTTCCATTAGCCATTGCTTCTGACCCAAGCCCCCTTCAAGACTTCTGCGTCGGCGTCAACACCCCATCAGATGGTG TGTTTGTGAATGGAAAGTTCTGCAAAGACCCAAAGCTCGTCACCGTGGATGACTTCTTTATGGCAGGGCTTCAAAATGCAAGACCCGTAGCTAATGTAGTCGGGTCGAATGTCACAGCCGTTAATGTTAACAACCTTCCAGGGTTAAACACCCTTGGAATCTCGCTTGTCCGCATAGATTATGGAGTAAATGGACAAAACCCACCTCACACCCACCCACGTGCTACCGAGATCCTCTATGTTGGACTTGGAAAACTTCTTGTAGGATTTGTCACATCGAACGGAGATGGAAACCGTCTGTTCACAAAAACACTCAACGAGGGTGATGTATTTGTGTTTCCAGAAGGACTAATTTGTTATGAACTAACGTATTATTAG